Proteins from one Salmonella bongori NCTC 12419 genomic window:
- a CDS encoding c-type lysozyme inhibitor, which translates to MMKRKLILFTLFLTALGFSTASTAASQEISKSIYTCNDNQVMEVIYINTEAGNAYAIINQVNEMIPMRIMKMASGANYEAMDKNYTYKLYTKGKTAELVEGDDKPVLSNCSLAN; encoded by the coding sequence ATGATGAAACGCAAATTGATCCTGTTCACTCTCTTTCTTACCGCCCTTGGCTTCAGTACTGCATCCACAGCGGCTTCACAAGAGATTTCGAAATCTATTTACACCTGCAATGATAATCAGGTTATGGAGGTGATTTATATCAACACCGAGGCAGGTAACGCCTATGCGATTATCAATCAGGTAAACGAAATGATCCCGATGCGGATAATGAAGATGGCCTCAGGAGCAAATTATGAGGCTATGGACAAAAATTATACTTATAAACTCTATACAAAAGGCAAAACGGCGGAACTGGTAGAAGGCGATGATAAACCCGTCCTCAGCAACTGTTCCTTAGCTAACTAA
- a CDS encoding Hsp20 family protein has product MALRTLSALPVFADSFFSDRFNRIDRLFSQLTGDTPVTATPAYDLKKRDANNYLLSVSVPGWKEEELEIETVGGNLHISGKHTEDTTEEQARWIYRGIRKADFQLSFSLPEHAKVNNAKLERGLLLVDIYQEIPESEKPKKIAIESKPKALEHKS; this is encoded by the coding sequence ATGGCACTCAGAACCTTGTCAGCACTTCCCGTTTTTGCTGATTCTTTTTTCTCGGACCGTTTCAACCGCATTGACAGGCTTTTCAGCCAATTAACAGGCGATACGCCCGTCACTGCGACGCCGGCTTATGATCTGAAAAAACGCGATGCGAATAATTATCTGCTTAGTGTGAGCGTCCCTGGCTGGAAGGAAGAAGAACTGGAAATTGAAACGGTTGGTGGCAACTTGCATATTTCGGGTAAACATACCGAAGACACTACAGAGGAGCAGGCGCGCTGGATTTATCGTGGTATTCGTAAAGCTGATTTCCAGCTCAGCTTTTCTTTGCCTGAACATGCTAAGGTGAATAATGCGAAACTGGAACGGGGTCTCTTGCTGGTAGATATTTACCAGGAAATTCCTGAAAGCGAGAAACCGAAAAAAATTGCTATAGAAAGCAAGCCAAAGGCGCTTGAACACAAATCATAA
- a CDS encoding cytochrome b — protein sequence MAHFSTLQIRLHWLTLFLTGIAYAAIELRGWAPKGSSVYLLMKDIHYDSGVLVWALMFFRLYLKHHYPSPAITPPPPRWQHRAAKAMHLALYLTFLALPLLGVTMMALGGKNWSFFGVTVPVFLTPDSTLKSEIKNIHEVLANIGYCLIALHAAAALFHHYIQKDDTFLRMLPGKS from the coding sequence ATGGCACATTTCTCAACACTACAAATAAGACTTCACTGGTTAACTCTGTTCCTGACAGGTATCGCTTATGCCGCCATTGAGCTAAGAGGATGGGCGCCTAAAGGTTCCAGTGTTTACCTGCTTATGAAAGATATACATTATGATTCAGGAGTCCTGGTCTGGGCACTGATGTTTTTCCGGTTATACCTGAAACATCATTATCCATCCCCCGCCATTACGCCGCCCCCTCCTCGCTGGCAACATAGGGCTGCTAAAGCCATGCATCTCGCACTTTATTTAACCTTTCTTGCCTTACCGTTGCTGGGCGTCACGATGATGGCGTTAGGCGGAAAAAACTGGAGCTTTTTTGGCGTGACCGTACCGGTGTTTTTAACGCCGGATAGTACGCTAAAATCGGAGATAAAAAATATTCATGAAGTGCTGGCCAATATCGGCTATTGCTTGATTGCCTTGCATGCGGCTGCGGCGTTGTTTCATCATTACATACAAAAAGATGATACTTTTTTAAGGATGTTACCCGGTAAATCGTAG
- a CDS encoding TRL-like family protein translates to MKNKKHIFSIIFIGSLLTGCATGPSPTGIGLYTDVKGPITATSVPATKIGKACAQTVLGIVNTGDASIDSAKKAGDISLVSSVDYETTGSYPFYGKTCVVVRGQ, encoded by the coding sequence ATGAAAAATAAAAAACACATTTTTTCTATTATCTTTATCGGCTCCCTTTTAACGGGTTGTGCTACAGGGCCATCACCGACAGGAATTGGGTTATACACAGATGTTAAAGGGCCAATTACAGCCACCAGTGTCCCGGCAACCAAAATCGGTAAAGCCTGTGCGCAGACAGTGTTGGGTATTGTAAATACCGGGGACGCTTCTATTGATTCAGCAAAAAAAGCAGGAGATATTTCTTTAGTTTCAAGCGTTGATTATGAAACGACGGGCTCATACCCGTTTTATGGTAAAACCTGTGTTGTCGTAAGAGGACAGTAA
- a CDS encoding ABC transporter substrate-binding protein — translation MFRREEQEQRIIRDKLMIKGKLVQMTCALTLVLTSPLFAAPETTDGHTLKLAIGPEPTEGFDPMLGWSHGSYLLLHAPLLKQNADMSWGDLLTEKVETSSDGKTWTLTLKPDLKFSDGSSLTAEDVVFTYNKAVKSGGKIDMGNFSHARALNARQIEMTLSQPQSTFVNVLGSLGIVPASRYDEKTFAREPIGAGPYRLVSFQPGQQLIVEANPWYAGKKNDFNRLVFVFLDEDNAYAAARSGQLGLVRIAPSMAVAPQQDNLKLWVRDSVENRGIVFPMVPAGKKDANGYPVGNDVTADVAIRRAINYVINRKQLAEQVMEGHAIPAYSAVQGLPWQNPSVVFRDGDIASARAILDEAGWKVNRSGVREKAGKEARLTLWYASGDSTRRDLAEAVRAMLQPLGIIISLQSGSWETVERHMHANPTLFGWGSLDPMELVHHYSGKAAGVEYYNPGYYSNPVVEAHLKQAMDAPDWQKAIPFWQQVEWDGKQGAGVQGDAAWAWLLNIQHTYLANACIDLGKGAPEIHGSWSVLNNLDDWTWTCR, via the coding sequence ATGTTTCGTCGGGAGGAACAAGAACAACGCATAATCCGGGATAAACTGATGATTAAAGGCAAACTAGTGCAGATGACATGTGCACTGACTCTGGTATTAACCTCACCGCTTTTCGCTGCGCCGGAGACGACAGATGGGCATACTTTGAAGCTGGCCATTGGCCCCGAGCCGACGGAAGGTTTTGATCCTATGTTGGGCTGGAGTCATGGCAGCTATTTGTTGCTTCATGCGCCGTTGCTAAAGCAAAATGCCGATATGAGTTGGGGAGATTTGCTAACGGAAAAAGTGGAAACCAGCTCCGATGGTAAGACCTGGACGCTGACCTTAAAACCCGATCTGAAATTCTCTGATGGTTCGTCATTGACCGCTGAAGATGTCGTATTTACGTACAACAAAGCAGTGAAGAGCGGCGGTAAAATTGATATGGGCAATTTCAGTCATGCGCGAGCGCTGAATGCGCGCCAAATTGAGATGACGCTGAGCCAACCGCAGAGTACCTTTGTGAATGTGTTAGGGTCGCTCGGGATTGTTCCGGCCAGTCGCTATGATGAAAAAACGTTCGCCCGCGAACCGATAGGCGCTGGCCCGTACCGTCTGGTCAGTTTTCAGCCAGGTCAGCAATTGATCGTTGAAGCCAATCCCTGGTATGCGGGTAAAAAGAATGATTTTAACCGACTGGTTTTTGTTTTCCTGGATGAAGATAACGCTTATGCCGCCGCGCGCAGCGGGCAGTTGGGACTGGTACGTATTGCCCCTTCTATGGCGGTGGCCCCGCAGCAGGATAATCTTAAACTCTGGGTACGCGATAGCGTTGAAAACCGAGGCATCGTATTCCCAATGGTGCCGGCCGGTAAAAAAGATGCTAATGGCTATCCTGTCGGCAATGACGTGACCGCTGATGTTGCTATCAGGCGCGCAATTAACTATGTCATTAATCGTAAGCAACTGGCTGAGCAGGTGATGGAAGGCCATGCTATACCCGCGTATAGCGCGGTGCAGGGATTGCCATGGCAAAACCCTTCCGTAGTATTCCGCGACGGCGATATTGCCAGCGCGCGCGCTATCCTGGACGAGGCGGGATGGAAGGTGAACCGTTCAGGCGTGCGGGAGAAAGCAGGTAAAGAAGCACGTCTGACCTTATGGTATGCCAGTGGCGACAGTACCCGGCGGGATCTGGCCGAGGCGGTACGCGCCATGTTGCAGCCTTTAGGTATTATCATCTCGCTGCAATCGGGAAGCTGGGAAACCGTAGAGCGCCATATGCATGCCAACCCTACATTGTTTGGTTGGGGAAGTCTGGACCCGATGGAACTTGTTCATCACTACAGCGGAAAAGCCGCTGGCGTGGAATATTATAATCCGGGTTATTACAGTAATCCTGTAGTAGAAGCGCACCTGAAACAGGCGATGGATGCGCCTGACTGGCAAAAGGCGATTCCTTTCTGGCAGCAGGTCGAGTGGGACGGAAAGCAGGGCGCGGGCGTCCAGGGGGATGCGGCGTGGGCCTGGCTGCTGAATATTCAGCATACCTATCTGGCAAACGCCTGTATTGACCTGGGGAAAGGTGCGCCAGAAATCCATGGCAGTTGGTCGGTGTTAAACAACCTTGATGACTGGACCTGGACCTGCCGGTAA
- a CDS encoding ABC transporter permease, protein MKLFFSHFLRLIILLVLVAAGTFILLSFSPVDPVRAYIGNDLLHVPPEQYARIAARWGLDQPLWQRFGHWFWRLLQGDMGYSMLFNAPVASVIRERFATSFALLAGAWLLSGVLGVALGFLAGRFLNRWPDRVICRISYLLSSLPTFWIAMLLLALFAVRWPVLPVCCAWEPGNNAGTALLSERLRHLVLPVCALSLLGMGQIALHTREKIASVMKSEFVRFARAQGDKGWSLLRHQVLRHAITPALCLQFASLGELLGGALLAEKVFAYPGLGQATIDAGLRGDVPLLMGIVLFSTLLVFVGNTISAWLVAVLNRSLERPDAL, encoded by the coding sequence ATGAAATTGTTCTTCAGTCATTTTTTGCGGCTGATTATCCTGTTGGTGCTGGTGGCTGCCGGCACCTTCATTCTGCTCAGCTTCTCACCGGTCGATCCTGTTCGCGCTTATATTGGCAACGATCTTCTTCATGTGCCGCCGGAGCAGTATGCGCGGATTGCCGCGCGCTGGGGGCTTGACCAGCCGCTGTGGCAGCGTTTCGGTCACTGGTTTTGGCGTTTGCTCCAGGGCGACATGGGGTATTCCATGCTGTTTAACGCGCCTGTCGCCAGCGTGATCCGGGAACGTTTTGCGACATCATTCGCGCTGCTGGCAGGTGCCTGGTTATTGTCTGGTGTTCTGGGCGTGGCGTTGGGTTTTCTGGCTGGGCGTTTTCTTAACCGCTGGCCGGACAGGGTGATTTGCCGTATCAGCTATTTATTGTCATCGTTGCCCACCTTCTGGATAGCAATGCTGTTACTGGCGCTCTTTGCTGTCCGATGGCCGGTATTGCCTGTATGTTGCGCCTGGGAACCCGGAAATAATGCAGGAACAGCTCTGTTATCGGAACGTTTACGTCATCTTGTGTTGCCGGTATGTGCGTTGAGTCTGTTGGGCATGGGGCAAATCGCGCTGCATACGCGGGAAAAAATAGCCAGTGTGATGAAGAGCGAATTTGTTCGTTTTGCGCGTGCTCAGGGGGATAAAGGATGGTCTCTGTTACGCCATCAGGTGTTACGTCATGCAATTACCCCAGCGCTCTGTCTACAGTTTGCTTCTCTGGGCGAGCTGCTGGGAGGGGCGTTACTGGCGGAAAAAGTCTTTGCATATCCGGGTCTGGGACAGGCGACAATCGATGCTGGCCTGCGCGGCGATGTTCCGCTCCTCATGGGGATTGTCTTATTCAGTACGTTATTGGTGTTTGTCGGTAATACAATTTCAGCGTGGCTGGTGGCGGTACTCAATCGATCGCTGGAGCGTCCCGATGCTCTATAA
- a CDS encoding ABC transporter permease → MLYNPAPTLLRLSLSVACLLFIAGYGYATLSQPPEVNLLARHLSPDIQHWFGTDNLGRDVWLRCFQGAFTSLQIGIGAALCSGVIALVMAAAARIHPRLDLLMRLITDAMLAMPHLLLLILICFTMGGGKSGVIAAVALTHWPRLALILRADAERVAQSDYLMLTYRLGHGHLYCWRYHYLPALLPQWLTGTLLMFPHAVLHSAALSFLGFGLAPHEPSLGLLLADALRFISHGNWWLVLFPGLMLFTLVMLFDQFARAVQRLWLRSDVC, encoded by the coding sequence ATGCTCTATAATCCTGCGCCGACGTTGCTGCGTCTGAGCCTCTCCGTCGCCTGCCTGCTATTTATTGCCGGATACGGTTATGCCACGTTGAGCCAGCCGCCAGAGGTTAATCTGCTTGCCCGGCATTTGTCGCCTGATATTCAGCACTGGTTTGGCACCGATAATCTGGGGCGAGATGTATGGCTTCGTTGCTTTCAGGGCGCTTTCACCAGTTTACAAATTGGCATTGGCGCCGCGCTGTGCAGTGGCGTTATCGCGCTAGTGATGGCGGCAGCGGCGCGTATTCATCCCCGCCTGGATCTCCTGATGCGGCTGATAACGGATGCCATGCTTGCGATGCCGCATTTACTGTTGCTCATTCTGATTTGCTTTACGATGGGTGGGGGTAAAAGCGGTGTTATTGCCGCCGTGGCGCTAACGCACTGGCCCCGTCTGGCGCTGATTTTGCGCGCCGACGCGGAGCGGGTGGCGCAGAGCGACTACCTGATGCTGACGTATCGTCTGGGGCATGGCCACCTTTATTGCTGGCGATATCACTATCTTCCGGCGCTATTGCCGCAATGGTTGACAGGGACATTATTGATGTTTCCTCATGCGGTATTGCATAGCGCGGCGTTAAGTTTTCTGGGCTTTGGTCTGGCGCCGCATGAGCCTTCGCTTGGGCTGCTGTTGGCGGATGCGTTACGGTTTATCAGCCATGGCAACTGGTGGCTGGTGCTGTTTCCGGGGCTGATGTTATTTACACTGGTGATGCTCTTCGATCAGTTTGCGCGTGCCGTTCAGCGGCTGTGGTTAAGGAGTGACGTATGCTGA
- a CDS encoding ATP-binding cassette domain-containing protein — protein sequence MLSLRQVTLESARYRWYGARRWSPLLQNVSFDIAPGEMVALVGGSGEGKSLLLQCLLDLLPENLRFRGEITLDGDRLDRHTIRQLRGNTFSYVPQGVQALNPMLTIKKHLNRACHLTGHAWDEAQMVQLLQQSDLEPTVLERFPRQLSGGMAKRILACHASLSQARYILADEITAWLDTGLANQLLMRLRGLCGQGCGVLWVTHDLLLAAQYADRIVALHQGRVTDNIRRERLQPDEMSEPLKRQWQALPEINSLFMPTGEGIEC from the coding sequence ATGCTGAGTTTACGTCAGGTAACGCTGGAGAGTGCGCGTTATCGTTGGTATGGCGCAAGACGCTGGTCGCCGTTGCTGCAAAATGTCTCTTTTGATATCGCGCCAGGTGAGATGGTGGCGTTGGTTGGTGGTAGTGGAGAGGGAAAAAGCCTGCTGCTGCAATGCCTGCTCGATTTGCTGCCGGAGAACTTACGCTTTCGCGGAGAGATCACACTTGATGGCGACCGGCTGGACAGACATACCATCAGGCAGCTCCGAGGCAATACTTTTAGCTATGTGCCGCAAGGGGTACAGGCGCTTAACCCAATGCTGACTATCAAAAAGCATCTGAACAGAGCATGTCATCTGACCGGACACGCCTGGGATGAGGCGCAGATGGTACAGCTATTACAGCAAAGCGATCTTGAACCGACGGTCCTGGAGCGTTTTCCCCGCCAGCTCTCCGGCGGGATGGCTAAACGTATTCTGGCCTGCCATGCCTCGCTCAGCCAGGCGCGTTACATCCTTGCAGATGAAATCACCGCCTGGCTTGATACAGGCCTGGCGAACCAGCTGCTTATGCGCCTGCGGGGTCTCTGTGGACAGGGATGCGGCGTGCTGTGGGTGACTCATGACCTGCTGCTGGCCGCACAGTATGCCGATCGCATTGTGGCGTTGCATCAGGGGCGTGTCACGGACAATATCCGCCGTGAGCGGCTACAGCCGGATGAGATGAGCGAGCCGTTAAAACGGCAATGGCAAGCATTGCCTGAAATCAACTCGTTATTTATGCCGACCGGAGAGGGAATAGAATGCTGA
- a CDS encoding ATP-binding cassette domain-containing protein: MLSCHDLVIRQGGKVLWQNLTFAISAGERVGIHAPSGTGKTTLGRVLAGWQKPTAGDVFLDGRPLPLHHYCPVQLVPQHPELTFNPWRSAGEAVRDAWRPDPETLRRLYVQPEWLTRRPTQLSGGELARIAILRALDPRTRFLIADEMTAQLDPSIQKAIWEYLLEECRSRLLGMLVISHQPALLDQICTRYLLRNNNQM; encoded by the coding sequence ATGCTGAGCTGCCACGACCTCGTTATTCGCCAGGGGGGGAAAGTCTTATGGCAGAATCTGACGTTTGCGATTTCTGCCGGTGAACGGGTAGGGATTCATGCACCTAGCGGAACGGGGAAAACGACGTTGGGGCGCGTCCTTGCCGGATGGCAAAAGCCGACGGCAGGCGATGTTTTTCTGGACGGCAGACCATTGCCTTTACATCACTATTGTCCGGTACAGCTCGTCCCGCAACACCCTGAACTGACGTTTAATCCCTGGCGAAGCGCCGGGGAAGCCGTACGTGATGCCTGGCGACCTGATCCAGAAACGCTGCGACGGCTGTATGTACAACCCGAGTGGTTGACGCGTCGGCCAACGCAACTGTCAGGCGGGGAGCTGGCGCGTATTGCGATATTGCGTGCGCTTGATCCGCGTACCCGCTTTCTGATTGCCGATGAAATGACGGCGCAGCTCGACCCCTCTATTCAGAAAGCAATATGGGAATATCTGCTTGAGGAATGCCGCAGCCGTTTATTAGGTATGTTGGTGATTAGCCATCAGCCTGCGCTACTGGATCAGATCTGTACCCGCTATCTACTGAGGAATAACAACCAGATGTAG
- a CDS encoding mechanosensitive ion channel family protein: protein MEYLARLNIVTMLMSTAFWINLAVVFFVTLITYWFINWLLGVVYKTLQRSDKKDDAHGRLRSIIFEMLKKTSKTLIFFAAFLFSLRFVALPDRLFSTLSHAWFLVVAIQMAIWLDQGVQSWMRHLLYAPGSNKNPVTLVILGMILRVLVWSMMLLSILANVGVDITALVASLGVGGIAIALAVQTVLSDVFASLSIGFDKPFEIGDFVVFNDVAGTIEHIGLKTTRIRSLSGEQIVCANAQLLQQTIHNYKRMQTRRIVFTFGVATATPPEKLRLIGDMVKDIITDVGETQFDRAHFLAFDQDRLTYEVVHIVNTADYNKYMDIQQEINIRIIEKLIENDIELALPSLVVRAPVQVEETTDYSNAAEAKDAGKRVIQ from the coding sequence ATGGAGTATCTGGCGCGACTAAATATCGTTACGATGTTGATGTCTACGGCTTTCTGGATCAATCTGGCGGTCGTTTTTTTCGTCACCCTCATCACTTACTGGTTTATCAACTGGTTACTTGGTGTAGTTTATAAAACACTACAACGCTCTGATAAGAAGGATGACGCGCACGGACGGTTGCGCTCTATCATTTTTGAAATGCTAAAAAAAACCAGCAAAACGCTGATCTTTTTTGCCGCGTTTCTTTTCAGCTTGCGTTTTGTCGCGCTACCTGACCGATTATTCTCTACCCTGTCCCACGCCTGGTTTTTAGTGGTTGCGATACAAATGGCGATTTGGCTTGATCAGGGCGTACAGTCATGGATGCGTCATTTACTGTATGCCCCAGGCTCCAATAAAAACCCGGTGACGCTGGTCATTCTTGGTATGATTTTGCGGGTACTGGTCTGGTCGATGATGTTGCTCTCCATCCTGGCAAACGTCGGCGTAGATATCACTGCGCTGGTGGCAAGCCTCGGCGTTGGCGGTATTGCCATTGCACTGGCTGTGCAAACGGTACTTAGCGACGTCTTCGCGTCGCTATCGATTGGTTTCGACAAACCCTTCGAAATCGGCGATTTTGTGGTCTTTAATGATGTAGCGGGAACGATTGAACATATTGGCCTGAAAACCACCCGTATTCGTAGCCTCAGCGGCGAACAAATCGTTTGTGCGAATGCGCAACTGTTACAACAAACCATACATAACTATAAGCGTATGCAAACGCGTCGCATCGTGTTTACTTTTGGCGTCGCCACCGCAACGCCGCCTGAGAAGTTACGACTCATCGGCGATATGGTAAAAGACATTATTACCGATGTTGGCGAAACACAATTCGACCGCGCACATTTTCTGGCCTTTGACCAGGACCGCCTGACCTATGAGGTGGTGCATATCGTCAATACCGCAGATTACAATAAATACATGGATATTCAGCAAGAAATAAATATCCGTATTATTGAAAAATTAATTGAGAATGATATCGAACTGGCGCTACCAAGCCTGGTTGTCAGAGCTCCCGTACAAGTTGAAGAGACAACGGACTACAGTAACGCTGCGGAGGCAAAAGACGCAGGTAAACGCGTCATCCAGTAA
- a CDS encoding four-helix bundle copper-binding protein, whose translation MQQELRECIEQCYECAAACDICASSCLREDNVGMMKHCIQLDMQCAAICRLAAQFMALDSEYSQKLCRLCADICKACADECARHDHDHCQNCARACNQCADTCLKMVA comes from the coding sequence ATGCAACAAGAACTTCGCGAGTGTATAGAACAGTGTTATGAATGCGCAGCGGCGTGCGATATCTGCGCCTCCTCTTGTCTGCGAGAAGACAATGTGGGGATGATGAAACATTGCATTCAGTTAGATATGCAATGTGCGGCCATTTGCCGCCTGGCGGCGCAATTTATGGCGTTGGATAGCGAGTATTCACAAAAATTATGCCGCCTTTGCGCTGATATCTGCAAAGCCTGTGCGGATGAGTGCGCAAGGCACGATCACGATCATTGTCAGAACTGCGCGCGGGCATGCAATCAATGCGCAGATACTTGCCTGAAAATGGTGGCTTGA
- the zinT gene encoding metal-binding protein ZinT: MVIHLKKLTMVLGMLLANGPVFAHSHHAHGAPMTEVEQKAAQGVFDEASVRDRALTDWDGMWQSVYPYLVSGQLDPVFRQKAQKDKGKTFEDIKTYYRKGYATQVETIGIENGVIEFHRDNSVASCKYDYAGYKILTYSSGKKGVRYLFECKDADSKAPKYVQFSDHIIAPRKSGHFHIFTGNTSQQALLQEMENWPTYYPYQLKASEVVDEMLHH, translated from the coding sequence TTGGTTATTCATTTAAAAAAATTGACAATGGTTCTGGGGATGTTGTTGGCAAATGGCCCTGTCTTTGCGCATAGCCACCATGCTCACGGCGCGCCAATGACCGAGGTTGAGCAAAAAGCGGCTCAGGGCGTGTTTGATGAGGCCAGTGTGCGCGATCGTGCGCTCACCGATTGGGATGGTATGTGGCAATCCGTTTATCCATATCTGGTTAGCGGCCAACTTGATCCCGTATTCAGACAAAAAGCACAGAAAGATAAAGGAAAAACCTTCGAGGATATTAAGACATATTATCGCAAAGGATATGCGACGCAAGTGGAGACCATTGGCATTGAAAATGGCGTTATAGAATTTCATCGTGATAATAGCGTCGCGTCCTGTAAATATGATTATGCAGGCTATAAAATCCTGACTTACTCATCGGGTAAAAAAGGTGTGCGCTACCTGTTCGAATGTAAAGATGCTGACAGTAAAGCACCAAAATATGTGCAGTTTAGCGATCATATCATTGCCCCGCGTAAATCGGGGCACTTCCATATTTTTACGGGAAATACCTCGCAGCAGGCACTGCTCCAGGAGATGGAAAACTGGCCTACTTATTATCCTTACCAGTTAAAGGCGAGTGAGGTCGTTGACGAAATGCTGCATCATTAA
- a CDS encoding aminoglycoside adenylyltransferase family protein, with protein MSLSVPPSIQRQTDAACRQITHVTGDTLLAIHLYGSAIAGGLKPNSDIDLLVTIRQPLTDAQRAMLMQALLALSSPPGLSSDKRALEATFVVYSQLVPWSFPPSREMQFGEWLREDIGRGIYEPAQQDWDIVLLITQMLDASIPLKGEHAEKLFIPAPAEQLLKALRYPLNFWQSAADLEGDEYHIVLTLARIWYTLSTGRFVAKDVAADWLLPQLPADYATTLRAAQHEYLGLEKKNWHSLMPAVIRFVDYAKASIPTQFR; from the coding sequence ATGTCACTCTCCGTACCTCCCTCTATTCAACGCCAAACGGATGCGGCATGTCGGCAGATTACCCATGTAACGGGTGATACGTTGCTTGCTATTCATTTATATGGTTCCGCTATCGCGGGTGGCTTAAAGCCAAACAGCGATATTGATCTTTTGGTGACCATTCGCCAGCCGCTGACGGATGCGCAACGCGCAATGCTGATGCAGGCGTTGCTGGCGCTTTCATCGCCTCCAGGACTGTCGTCAGACAAACGTGCTCTGGAAGCCACCTTTGTGGTCTATTCGCAGCTGGTTCCCTGGTCCTTTCCACCTTCACGGGAAATGCAGTTTGGCGAATGGCTACGAGAGGATATTGGCCGGGGTATTTATGAACCGGCGCAACAGGATTGGGATATTGTGCTGCTGATAACGCAGATGCTGGACGCCAGCATCCCTCTAAAAGGGGAGCACGCAGAAAAGCTGTTTATACCGGCTCCTGCGGAGCAGTTATTGAAGGCCCTGCGTTATCCTCTCAACTTTTGGCAATCCGCGGCAGACCTGGAGGGAGATGAGTATCATATTGTTTTAACCCTGGCGCGTATCTGGTACACACTCTCGACAGGAAGATTTGTTGCTAAGGATGTGGCGGCTGATTGGTTGTTACCGCAATTGCCAGCAGATTACGCCACTACATTGCGAGCAGCACAGCATGAATATTTAGGTCTGGAGAAAAAAAACTGGCATAGTTTGATGCCTGCGGTCATCCGATTTGTGGATTATGCGAAAGCAAGTATCCCTACACAGTTTCGATAG
- a CDS encoding helix-turn-helix domain-containing protein gives MTGSASSVLVTDTRLLSENLFLNYGLESLFKDIAIVAGNVNYIIFDIDDYYAIQRDITSAFKTVLIGIVTHNEYKFIEEQQTIYRIKADASIAEWRELLVLAGSGHFFPRPEKVRLTANEKNVLAMLVKGLDIRQISYELNVHLKTIYSVRYHVLAKLGCRTVLDYQILSVSKAFTHWATINNVGNVITPVNSKAIA, from the coding sequence ATGACTGGCTCCGCATCATCTGTTTTAGTGACAGATACACGACTATTGAGCGAAAACCTGTTTCTTAATTATGGATTGGAATCCTTATTTAAGGATATAGCCATAGTCGCGGGTAACGTAAATTATATTATTTTTGATATTGACGATTACTATGCTATACAGCGAGATATTACCTCTGCATTTAAAACAGTACTCATTGGGATTGTTACCCATAATGAATATAAATTTATTGAGGAGCAACAGACAATTTATCGAATAAAGGCCGATGCTTCTATTGCCGAGTGGCGTGAGTTACTTGTTTTAGCAGGTTCGGGACACTTTTTCCCCAGACCGGAAAAAGTACGATTAACGGCAAATGAAAAAAATGTTCTGGCGATGCTTGTCAAAGGTTTGGATATTCGACAAATAAGCTATGAACTTAATGTACATTTAAAAACCATCTACTCAGTACGTTACCATGTTTTAGCGAAATTAGGTTGTAGAACGGTGCTGGACTATCAAATACTTTCAGTCTCTAAAGCGTTTACGCACTGGGCTACAATAAATAATGTTGGAAATGTAATTACGCCTGTAAATAGTAAGGCTATTGCTTAA